The stretch of DNA ATGGCTCTCAATCTTCCAGTCGACTGGGTGATATAGCCATTGCATGAGCGTTTGACACCCCCTGACTCACAGCTTCCAGTGAACATTGCCACAAACTGAGAAGTACAGACTACACGCCAAATAATGCACAATTAAGTTTAGTTTCATTTCAAGAGTTTAGCATACGTGTCATTGACTTAAGAGAGATGGAGCATGGCAAAGAAGCTGTGCACTAATTAAGTTCACATTTGAATAGCAACAAAGGTTGACTTGACTTTTATGCACCTTCGCCAAGACAAAAATGTTAAAGCAAGGTTTAAACCAAGTTCTTCTAAACGTAAGTTTTAGTGATTAACAAAACATAGAAGGATCTATGTCTGCTGAAAAAAATTCCACCTACATGCATACAGTATGTAAGCACTACAAGTTTGCAGAGCCATTGAAGTCGTCTTCATTAACCCAGTGCGttataccaaaaagaaaaatcgcATCCAAATCAGACGAAAATAAGATGGAATTACCATAGAATATTTTGCAGAGATTCTTCcgaaacataaaatatagatTTCGAAAAGCATCCTCCCATGCCAATTGTCGTTTTTGTAGGAAATCAACTTCACCTGATATAGCAAAAAGAGGATCtctttatatacatattaagaagGAAGATGACTGACAAGAAGGTATAGCTCAAGAACTTTCGTTAATTCGTTAACAAACCTGATCCAGATGCTAACAATGCCGATATTAATTTAGGTGGCAAGGAGGACTGAGGATAAATCCACGAGTTTAGCGACATAGAATTTAACACCTGTGTAACCACATTTGATCCAGAACTATTGCTACCCTGATTTGCCACATTACACGACGGCAACTTCAGCTGTGGCATACCATTGTAGGTACTACCCATGATTGACCTATGTAACCTGGAACAACATTAGAATAGAAAATAATAGATTGCGTCAAACTTCGGATGCAAAAGAAAAGCACTAAGTCAACAtgatttaataagaaaaagaagagaaagtaaaGGGAATACTTCTGTATgataacaaaacatattttcatatagCATCATCAATAAGTGGTATGTGTTAAACTAATACGAGATGTCAAGGAGAAATCAGCCAGAATCAAGTACAGCCAACATATGATTATATTCTTATACAAAAATGTACAGTAATATCAAAATACTTGCCAATTTAACGGAGAAGAGGAAACAAGTCGAGCATATGTCTTCATGGAAAGGTCCAGAGGAATCTTTTGCCCATGAACTTGGAATTCGGACATGAATTTTTCACTTAATGAATCCCCAGTTATGTCGGCAGGATGAAGCGGCAATGGTTCACAAGTGGCAAGTCCTTTCAATGCTTTATTCTGATGAAAGATGATATCAGTTCCACCAGGACCACGATACATAACCAACTGACAGTATCAAAGACTACCGAGTGAAACATACCATATCAATATCTGGGAAGCAGGATACTTCGTCACCCCTGGTTGAAAGTTCCGTGACACTGCGAAATATGCTTTGGCTACATCTCTCAGTTGTTTGACGAGCGTCAGCCTTACCATCATCAGAAACTTCAGTAGAAGCACTATTCTCCTCACTGCCAAGACATCAAAACATTAACATAACTTGAAGCAGAGAAAAAACTCAGCTAACTCCAGATAGAAACTGCCGAGGGGTTTTACCGAATAAGTTGTCTTTTGTTGGCAGCAACATTAGAGAGTAAAGAAACATTGATTAGGCTGCTGGATTGCTTCACACCATTTTCCTGCGGTAAagacaaataaattattaaaaaaaagatgacaacTAAACTACAATTTTTGTAAAGAGAATCAAAGGAATCAGGAATTAGAATCAGAGAAGTTGTGAACCTTAGAGTTTTCTTTGCCAGAGTGCATCCACGGCCTAGCCTTTTTGACAGGATATAGTTCATTCATACGCATCTCTATGTACTTTGGATTCTTCGAAAGCTCTTGTTTCTTGAGCCCATTTTCTCTCTCAGTGCTACAGCCAAGATaatcaagtaagaaaaataaaaagttcaaaaactCGAAGACATGATGATTTTTTACCTTTTGCAAGGGCGCAATGCATCAAAAGCTTCTTTAGTTTGGTCAACAAACGCAGTCCGCTTCAATTGTTCTCCCTGTTCAGtgaaaagggtatttttgagtAAACAAATCATTCAAAAATAACTTCCAAAAACTCAACGAGTGAAACACTGCACaacgaagagaaagaaacaaacttacTCTCAGTTCAGAAGGTGTCTTCCTCTTAGGCTTCGGCGCAGCTTTAGACCCTCCACTCATCTGAAGAGAAGTACCAAAAGCACCAGGAGCAACTACTTTCGCCATTTCCAAATGGATACTACTGTTCACTTGATCCCCAGATTAACCTACTCAAATTACCAAATCTGAGACACAATCCGGAATCTCATTATCCCACTCTAATTTCATTTACCAGCAAAATCTATTTCGaaataaaaaaatcgaatcCGGTTCAAAATCATAGAGTTATCCATAGCAACCCTAATTCTCAAACACCATTGAACCCTAGAAACTGGTGGGTAAGCACCGGCGAAAAacttaaaaaggtaaaaaaacgGAGAATtacaaacataaaaatcaaatcgAAGCTAAGAGCATACTCACCACGCTCCGATGGTTAATCTCTTAGCGATGCAGACGTAGAAACCCAGCGGCGTAAAGCGATATCGCCGATTAACGAGGTCGTCGTGGTGCGAATCTCCACGGCGAAGCAgagctagggtttttttttttttgttattctttccCGTGATTAATTTTAAGgggaaataaaacaaaaaaaaaattggtgaaagTGAGATTGGAGGGAAGAGGAAAGAGCgtttcaaaaatatttggtCCAAAACATTTTGGGGTTCCCTCTCCCTCCCGTACTAACAGTGAAACTAACGCCGCTAGTTTTTAATAAAGGCTCCTATTGGTAACCAATCTTTTAAAAGAGGCGGTTACCAATCGGAACCAAGTTTAAAAGAGGCGGTTAAAAAATTTCCAACGATTATAGAGAAAGTAGTTAAAAAGACAACGATTAAAGATAGCGGATGCAAAAAAtggtattataaaaaaaaaatggttgaatATTTAGATTGATTGACAACATTGTAACGGTCGAATAgtataagtaaataaattataaaaattgatatttgtttagttaaaatatgaaaaaatggaataataaattttttatttaattcataatataaattattaatacatttaaatgatattaaggaaattatcaaatgtgatattaacaaaattatcaattgtttaattttaaatctcCACTATATaatactaggactcagaccccccgcgatatcgcggagaacgtattttagaaaaaaaaatatataaatttaaaatttaaaattatacattatgaaatcatttgaatgtaatagaatagtttgaatacataaactgttaataaaaacataatcatcaaaatgaaaatttataacaaaaatattatgtagaatagacgcaactttacaaaacatattgtttaaagtattataaatgtaagatatttttatgaagaattatggtaaagagctacaattaaaaacaatcattatgacaaagtgattcttactgaaaatattgaactaatggttataatgagtaatgtatttttatattaaataattataatttaaaatatatttaataatgagtgaaacagTATCAAcggaaaattaaaatcaaaatacataacttttaagaacaaaataaaataaattttaaatattaaaatagtttttaacaaaagttacgataaatagacgcaactgtaaattctatattaagttttattaaatttctatgttactatatataatcatttctaaaattttagttagatgacagaataatattgaatattagatattaaaaaaataaaaaattaatattcaacgaataataatttgttagttattgatgaagaaacaaataaatagagAGATCAAAAGATATGACTACTTAAATATACACActtattagaacgaaaagttgtgatgaaaaaaatatgaataagatATAGTGCTTCGCAACGAACTGTGCAGAATTAGTAGCGATGATACAAGCCTCTGAAGATTGGCCTGCCTTCTCAAAATTTTTAGATGATTTCCACACTCTGAGGGCGGCCTTTCCACTATTTTCCTTGTCGAAGATTTTCCGTTTCTCAAATCTgaaggcggattgtcttgcATGGTCGTCTAGATCTCTTATTTTAgcatcttcttttgtaaacactTTCCCACCGGTTTGGACTACCAACCGTGGAGTTCttttctaattaatgtttggttaaaaaaaaaagatatagtgaaaagatacaactcttcaatgaacaaatacaactgtttgagttttttaaaaagaacaaataaaactatttttttttacaaaaaatactaTGAAAAGTTGCAACTGCTGTtctcatttattcagattgttattattattattaaatattaaaatattttttttaaacggaaAGTTAAGAtaatagacacaactgtaaattcagtattaagttgtataaaatttctctattgctataatcatttctaaaattttagttagattatagaatatattcaattatctagactcaacataaaatggaaaatttgtttcaacgaacttgttagttagtgatgaagagacaaatataaagagagttcaaaaagcatgactatttaaatagacacacatATTAGAATGAAaagttttgatgaaaaaatataaataagatatagtgaaaagacacaactctacaatgaacagatacaaccgtttgaattaaaaaaaaaaaacaaataaaaacattttttacccaaaggtactacgaaaaatcgcaactctTGTTTCTGCACTTGATTattcctacaaactcatataaactgcttttaaatataagacatctttattaccatattcaaaagtcaaatccaaaagatCATTATAttatccatctaactcttggaaaaagactctaggtataaaattaactaaaagttgtaaatt from Camelina sativa cultivar DH55 chromosome 9, Cs, whole genome shotgun sequence encodes:
- the LOC104712078 gene encoding protein downstream neighbor of Son-like; this translates as MAKVVAPGAFGTSLQMSGGSKAAPKPKRKTPSELRGEQLKRTAFVDQTKEAFDALRPCKSTERENGLKKQELSKNPKYIEMRMNELYPVKKARPWMHSGKENSKENGVKQSSSLINVSLLSNVAANKRQLIREENSASTEVSDDGKADARQTTERCSQSIFRSVTELSTRGDEVSCFPDIDMNKALKGLATCEPLPLHPADITGDSLSEKFMSEFQVHGQKIPLDLSMKTYARLVSSSPLNWLHRSIMGSTYNGMPQLKLPSCNVANQGSNSSGSNVVTQVLNSMSLNSWIYPQSSLPPKLISALLASGSGEVDFLQKRQLAWEDAFRNLYFMFRKNLCKIFYVCTSQFVAMFTGSCESGGVKRSCNGYITQSTGRLRAMLKDLDICYSMPLCKTKMDQTTDEDLAELSEIENHNLGQVRRLRSVSNIDNTPESFLAFVGNESVHGLYDLFLNYRSSFGFFPTADVPVLYSPVLFQNAALSSPEIKCTENVRTEPTSYCVEIKGEYLPPWIISNICAIVGANGQNFEASFGTEQTSVNLNIGLPQVPEKTDPESRVREGTGETNEDAPGIPGAVICPQLQSGYLKSLKYCNKSYTVSLSPS